A single window of Sporosarcina sp. FSL W7-1349 DNA harbors:
- a CDS encoding VOC family protein, whose translation MIIGLWHTSFTVENLDKSIPFYRDLLGLTLVHEQAQNNEYTRKLVGYPDANLKVAMFSIDGLDVGPSGHVLELVEYVSPKGLEVPEGTVHTRSAHLAFRVTDIFQTVHRLTEHGVAFKSEIVAIQEGRNKGGYTVYFKDPDGITLELVQPPSKERV comes from the coding sequence ATGATAATAGGTCTTTGGCACACTAGCTTTACGGTGGAAAACCTGGATAAATCGATTCCATTTTATCGGGATCTATTAGGCCTGACGTTGGTTCATGAACAGGCCCAAAATAATGAATACACGAGAAAACTGGTTGGATATCCCGATGCCAATTTGAAGGTAGCTATGTTTTCCATTGATGGATTAGATGTCGGCCCTTCAGGACATGTATTAGAGTTAGTTGAATATGTATCTCCTAAAGGATTGGAAGTCCCAGAAGGAACTGTTCATACCCGCAGTGCTCACCTAGCTTTTAGAGTAACAGATATTTTTCAGACTGTTCATCGATTAACAGAACATGGCGTAGCGTTTAAATCTGAAATCGTGGCAATTCAAGAAGGACGCAACAAGGGAGGCTACACTGTATATTTCAAAGATCCGGACGGGATAACTTTAGAGTTAGTTCAACCCCCATCAAAGGAGAGAGTGTAA
- a CDS encoding alpha-ketoacid dehydrogenase subunit beta, whose amino-acid sequence MSTNERMITYAEALNEALKEEMEKNEDIILLGEDIGPYGGVFNVTKGLFERYGAERVIDTPISEAGFAGAGIGAAMTGLKPIVEFMWIDFTFVAMDQILNQGAKMAYMSGGQTTVPIVFRTQGGGGRGNAAQHSQSLETIFAHVPGMKVVLPSSPYDAKGLLKTAIRENCPVMFIENKLLYNTKGHVPEEEYTIAFGQANVLVEGEDITMVSISRSVHLSLEAAEALKAEGIHAEVIDLRTLVPLDIETIKDSVKKTNRLIIVHEAAKSFGWGAELAAQISEEVFDYLDAPVYRIGAKDTPIPYNMKLEKEVLPKVEDIVDDIKKSLYMKEGSK is encoded by the coding sequence ATGTCTACTAATGAAAGAATGATCACTTATGCAGAAGCGTTAAATGAAGCTCTTAAAGAAGAAATGGAAAAAAATGAAGATATTATTTTATTGGGGGAAGATATAGGTCCTTATGGAGGAGTTTTTAACGTTACTAAAGGTCTGTTTGAACGATACGGGGCGGAACGGGTGATTGATACACCTATTTCGGAGGCTGGTTTCGCTGGCGCGGGTATCGGTGCTGCTATGACTGGATTGAAACCAATCGTTGAATTTATGTGGATTGATTTTACATTTGTGGCGATGGATCAGATTTTAAATCAAGGAGCGAAGATGGCATATATGTCCGGTGGGCAAACCACGGTACCCATTGTTTTTAGAACGCAAGGCGGGGGCGGGCGTGGAAATGCAGCTCAACACTCCCAAAGTCTCGAAACTATTTTTGCTCATGTACCGGGAATGAAAGTCGTTCTACCTTCCAGTCCTTATGATGCAAAGGGACTTCTAAAAACGGCAATTCGAGAAAACTGCCCGGTTATGTTTATTGAGAATAAGCTCTTATACAATACGAAAGGCCATGTCCCTGAAGAAGAATATACAATAGCTTTTGGACAAGCCAACGTATTAGTGGAAGGCGAAGATATTACGATGGTAAGCATTTCTAGAAGTGTGCATCTCAGCTTGGAAGCGGCCGAGGCATTAAAAGCTGAAGGCATTCATGCCGAAGTGATTGACTTGCGGACATTGGTTCCTTTAGATATCGAAACGATCAAAGACTCCGTGAAAAAGACGAATCGGCTCATCATTGTTCATGAAGCGGCAAAGTCTTTTGGGTGGGGCGCGGAATTAGCGGCTCAAATCTCAGAAGAAGTGTTTGATTATTTAGATGCACCTGTATATAGGATTGGTGCGAAAGATACGCCAATTCCTTACAATATGAAATTGGAAAAAGAAGTGTTGCCTAAAGTAGAAGATATTGTGGATGACATTAAAAAATCACTATATATGAAAGAGGGTTCAAAATGA
- a CDS encoding thiamine pyrophosphate-dependent dehydrogenase E1 component subunit alpha, which translates to MEINFFEATEDLYKVDKSEATSIWHGLNQIRFFEEASIKAYKKGLIGGSVHPYIGQEAVAVGICRNLNNTDYMTTTYRGRGHALAKGADPFKLFAEMFGRKSGYCKGKGGPMHIASKELGMLGANGIVAGGIPIAVGGALTAKRKGEGKVAVTFFGDGATNQGVFHESLNLAAVLQLPIIFVCENNLYSEMTPISDSLLNKDLAERGIAYHIHSVVVDGNDPLAVDAVAKEAIERARSGNGPTFIEAKTYRLLGHMFGDSETYRTKEEVQEWWAKEPLKIFKEQCLQYEWLSERELEEVAEEAKEEINASYEQAVLDEEPSLEEVYTDVY; encoded by the coding sequence TTGGAAATCAACTTTTTTGAAGCAACTGAAGATCTTTATAAGGTAGACAAATCAGAAGCAACATCTATTTGGCATGGGCTCAATCAAATCCGTTTTTTTGAAGAAGCGAGTATTAAGGCATATAAGAAAGGGTTAATTGGCGGGTCCGTACATCCATATATTGGTCAAGAAGCTGTTGCCGTCGGAATTTGCAGGAACTTGAATAATACAGACTATATGACAACCACTTATCGAGGAAGAGGACATGCCTTAGCAAAGGGAGCAGATCCATTCAAATTATTCGCCGAAATGTTTGGAAGGAAGAGTGGCTATTGTAAAGGAAAGGGTGGCCCGATGCATATTGCTTCTAAAGAGCTAGGAATGCTTGGAGCAAATGGCATTGTAGCGGGAGGCATTCCGATTGCTGTCGGAGGTGCGTTAACAGCAAAACGTAAAGGAGAAGGGAAAGTTGCAGTCACTTTCTTCGGAGATGGTGCTACTAACCAAGGTGTTTTTCATGAATCACTAAATTTAGCCGCCGTGCTGCAACTTCCAATCATATTCGTTTGTGAGAATAACTTATATTCTGAGATGACACCAATTTCAGATTCATTGTTAAATAAAGATTTGGCGGAGAGAGGTATTGCCTATCATATTCACTCTGTTGTCGTCGATGGGAATGATCCATTGGCTGTGGATGCCGTTGCAAAAGAAGCTATTGAGCGGGCGAGAAGCGGCAATGGACCGACATTTATAGAAGCAAAAACCTACCGATTATTAGGTCATATGTTTGGAGATAGCGAGACTTATAGAACGAAGGAAGAGGTACAAGAATGGTGGGCCAAAGAACCTCTTAAAATCTTCAAAGAACAGTGCTTGCAATACGAATGGCTTTCCGAAAGGGAATTGGAGGAAGTGGCAGAAGAGGCAAAAGAAGAGATTAATGCTAGCTATGAACAAGCTGTATTGGATGAGGAGCCGTCTTTAGAGGAGGTATACACAGATGTCTACTAA
- a CDS encoding tautomerase family protein, translating to MPYLTMKLMEGRSIETKEKLVYNMTKAITESLEIDSSDVRIELIELKKGLFAKEGKLVRDID from the coding sequence ATGCCATATTTGACAATGAAACTGATGGAAGGCCGTTCGATAGAGACGAAGGAAAAGTTAGTGTATAACATGACAAAAGCAATAACAGAGAGTTTGGAAATTGATTCAAGTGATGTCAGGATCGAACTGATTGAATTAAAAAAAGGTCTTTTTGCAAAAGAGGGAAAATTAGTTCGGGATATTGACTAA
- the purB gene encoding adenylosuccinate lyase, protein MQAHMIDSALYRDLYGNEKMRYIFSDVNMLEKWIDVEKALAQAESELGVIPTKAYEEISKNSLVDKFNVDEIRKGIESTAHPLITFIRQFEENCSEAWGEYIHYGATTQDIIDTGLILQLKEGYKVIYEQVESMIASLEKATIQYRHTIMPGRTHGQHALPITLGFKIATWLSEMHRHRVRLEEIEDRVFVGQLGGAAGTLASLQENALDVQQRTLEILSLKIPDITWHTSRDNLTELASVYAMIAGTIGKIANEIINLQRTEIAEIEEGFENGKVGSSTMPHKRNPMICEYVVGLSRLVRMQLPLIYDSLVQEHERDMGLWLVELEVMPEMSTYLSRMLEQMEQVLLNMNVNEEKMRSNVDITGGLILSEQLMFYISGALGKQTAHEVVYEASMKAYEKNIPLIDAICQDERVTTHYGREEVEGFLKPENYLGLCSVFIDQVLNGKKGG, encoded by the coding sequence ATGCAAGCACATATGATAGATTCTGCTCTTTATAGAGATTTATACGGAAATGAAAAAATGCGTTACATATTCTCAGATGTAAATATGTTAGAAAAATGGATTGATGTAGAAAAAGCGCTGGCTCAGGCGGAATCAGAATTAGGTGTCATTCCTACAAAAGCGTATGAGGAGATAAGCAAAAATAGTTTAGTAGATAAATTTAATGTTGATGAGATTCGGAAGGGAATTGAAAGTACAGCACATCCTTTAATTACTTTCATTAGACAATTTGAGGAGAACTGTTCTGAAGCTTGGGGCGAGTATATCCATTATGGTGCTACCACGCAGGATATCATTGACACTGGATTAATTCTACAACTTAAAGAAGGTTATAAAGTTATATATGAGCAGGTCGAGTCCATGATTGCTAGTCTTGAAAAAGCGACTATTCAATACAGACATACGATTATGCCAGGAAGGACACATGGCCAGCATGCTCTTCCCATTACATTAGGATTTAAGATTGCAACTTGGCTTTCTGAGATGCACAGACACCGAGTACGATTGGAAGAAATAGAAGATCGTGTTTTTGTAGGTCAATTAGGAGGGGCGGCTGGCACTTTAGCTTCTTTACAAGAAAATGCACTAGACGTTCAACAGCGTACACTTGAAATTCTAAGTTTAAAAATACCTGATATTACATGGCATACTTCCCGGGATAATTTAACGGAGTTAGCTTCTGTTTATGCCATGATAGCGGGGACCATTGGAAAGATTGCCAATGAAATTATTAATTTACAGCGAACTGAAATCGCCGAAATCGAGGAAGGATTTGAAAATGGGAAAGTCGGCAGCAGTACTATGCCGCATAAAAGGAACCCGATGATTTGCGAGTATGTGGTGGGTCTTTCCAGATTAGTGCGTATGCAGTTGCCTTTAATTTATGATTCCTTAGTGCAAGAACACGAACGAGATATGGGGCTTTGGCTAGTTGAGCTAGAGGTTATGCCCGAGATGTCCACTTATTTAAGCAGAATGCTGGAACAAATGGAGCAAGTGCTGCTAAACATGAATGTCAATGAAGAAAAAATGCGGTCCAATGTAGATATTACCGGTGGATTGATTTTAAGTGAACAACTCATGTTCTATATCTCTGGGGCTTTAGGCAAGCAGACTGCTCATGAAGTTGTGTATGAAGCGAGTATGAAGGCATATGAGAAAAACATCCCATTAATTGATGCAATTTGCCAAGATGAGCGGGTCACAACACATTATGGTCGAGAGGAAGTAGAAGGTTTCCTTAAGCCAGAAAACTATCTAGGCCTCTGTTCCGTTTTTATTGACCAAGTTTTAAATGGAAAGAAGGGCGGATGA
- a CDS encoding LacI family DNA-binding transcriptional regulator: MIESATLKDVAKEAGVGVTTVSRFLNNDATLKISSSTKEKIELAVEKLNYRPNALARSLKSGKTFTFGLVIPDFNNPVYSKIITGVEQALIEQGYDLLVTSDKRAEKKRSYLNLVSEGKVDGLLIASSKLNDEEIEKLNGTNIPYVFINRLGKGAKNYVIANDEMGAYKAVSYLLDNNHEQIIHLTGDIDTDTSTRRLQGYKKALVDRQLQVNDKLIIQTEYTEKSGYEEMAAVLQKGELDFTAVFAANVRVAFGAMAALRDFDLRVPEDVSIIGFHDITLCTITAPPLTTIKIPLYEMGMKAGNVLIDLIQNHSEEHKIVVEESDLIIRNSVKKLEK; encoded by the coding sequence GTGATTGAATCGGCTACCTTAAAGGATGTGGCAAAGGAAGCGGGAGTAGGAGTAACAACGGTTTCCCGGTTTTTAAATAATGATGCCACTTTGAAAATCTCAAGTTCTACCAAAGAAAAAATAGAGTTGGCAGTGGAAAAACTGAATTATAGGCCGAATGCTTTGGCAAGATCATTAAAGTCGGGAAAAACATTTACTTTCGGCCTCGTAATACCTGATTTTAATAATCCTGTGTATAGCAAAATTATTACTGGAGTTGAGCAGGCTTTAATTGAACAAGGATATGATCTTTTGGTCACTAGTGATAAGCGTGCCGAAAAGAAAAGATCCTACTTAAATTTAGTTTCTGAAGGAAAGGTTGATGGGCTGTTAATCGCTTCAAGTAAGTTGAACGATGAAGAAATTGAGAAGTTAAACGGAACTAATATTCCATATGTGTTCATAAATCGTTTAGGCAAAGGTGCAAAAAACTATGTAATTGCTAATGATGAAATGGGTGCGTATAAGGCAGTTTCTTATCTCTTAGATAATAATCATGAACAAATTATCCATCTCACCGGTGATATTGATACGGATACAAGTACGAGGAGACTACAAGGTTATAAGAAAGCTTTGGTCGATCGACAACTTCAGGTAAATGACAAATTGATTATCCAGACAGAGTACACGGAAAAAAGCGGATATGAGGAAATGGCAGCGGTTTTACAAAAAGGGGAGTTGGATTTTACAGCTGTCTTTGCTGCAAATGTAAGAGTCGCCTTCGGTGCAATGGCAGCTCTTCGGGATTTTGATTTACGTGTTCCAGAGGATGTCTCGATCATTGGTTTTCATGATATTACGCTTTGTACAATTACAGCTCCCCCTCTCACAACTATTAAAATCCCATTGTATGAAATGGGTATGAAGGCGGGAAACGTTCTTATCGATCTTATTCAGAATCATTCAGAAGAACATAAAATTGTGGTTGAAGAATCTGATTTGATTATTAGAAACAGTGTAAAAAAATTAGAAAAATAG
- a CDS encoding TRAP transporter permease, translating to MGKKEQIDAQQILEKYDKENQFRLQIGKWAWVVTFLGVALTLFHLYTGYFGTLPSQKQGAAHLGTALGIIFLLYPAKKAWMRTQKTVPWYDVALAFTAMYVTYHKIIFFDSILQSRISGYSPLDVLISIIGIALVLEATRRTVGLPIVMVASVAILYTLFGKYIPTQILSHPGFSLDRITTNLWFRESGVFGTPIQISAKFIYLFLFFGVILVHTPIGKFFNDLAFALTGRYTGGTAKAAVVASALQGTVSGSSVGNTVASGSFTIPMMKRAGFTPEFAGATEASASTGGQIMPPMMGAAAFIMMEYLGVSYAVIMLAAVVPAILYFTGIFIGTHFEAKRLKIFGLPKSELPVLKTLIIRNGYMLIPLFVIIGTIMYGFTPQRAALYGILSAFLVTLVRKESRMSLRDIVNMLEQGARVALPVISAVATAGIIAGVVSITGLGAKFASGIIALSGGFLILALFFTMVACIVLGMGLPTTANYVVTATIAAPVLINEFGIAPLAAHMFVFYFGIVADITPPVCLAAYAGAGIAKANPFKTGVTAVKLAIAAFIVPYIFIYNPILVLVDVTALKLLLAITTALVGMIGVSSAVIGFFIRTSRVWERIVLFGAGLLLIIPEIQSSLIGLAIIILVWFIQKKRPPEEGPRKAAVV from the coding sequence TTGGGAAAGAAAGAACAGATAGACGCACAACAGATTCTTGAAAAATATGATAAAGAAAACCAGTTTCGCCTGCAGATCGGGAAATGGGCATGGGTTGTCACCTTCCTTGGTGTCGCCCTAACCCTTTTTCATCTATATACCGGGTATTTCGGAACTCTCCCTTCCCAGAAACAGGGCGCCGCCCATCTGGGAACAGCGCTCGGCATCATTTTTCTGTTGTACCCTGCAAAAAAAGCATGGATGCGGACGCAAAAAACAGTTCCGTGGTATGATGTTGCGCTGGCGTTCACAGCGATGTATGTGACCTACCATAAGATCATCTTTTTTGATTCGATCTTGCAGAGCCGGATTTCGGGTTACAGTCCATTGGATGTCCTCATTTCCATCATTGGAATCGCACTTGTCTTGGAAGCGACAAGACGGACGGTCGGATTGCCGATTGTTATGGTGGCAAGTGTGGCTATCCTCTATACGCTATTCGGGAAATATATTCCAACCCAAATCTTGTCGCATCCTGGATTTTCACTCGATCGGATTACGACGAATCTTTGGTTCCGGGAGAGCGGTGTCTTCGGCACTCCAATTCAGATCTCGGCAAAATTCATTTACCTTTTTCTCTTTTTTGGCGTCATTCTTGTCCATACGCCGATTGGGAAGTTTTTCAACGATCTCGCTTTTGCCTTGACGGGCCGTTATACGGGCGGTACGGCAAAAGCAGCGGTTGTGGCAAGTGCATTGCAAGGGACAGTATCGGGAAGTTCAGTCGGAAACACGGTAGCCTCCGGTTCCTTCACGATTCCGATGATGAAGAGGGCAGGGTTCACCCCGGAATTTGCGGGCGCGACGGAAGCTTCCGCATCAACGGGCGGGCAAATCATGCCTCCGATGATGGGGGCGGCCGCGTTTATCATGATGGAATATCTCGGCGTGTCGTATGCCGTCATCATGTTGGCCGCCGTTGTTCCTGCCATCTTGTACTTCACCGGCATTTTCATCGGGACCCATTTCGAAGCGAAACGGCTTAAAATTTTCGGTTTGCCGAAATCGGAGTTGCCTGTGTTGAAAACATTGATAATCCGAAATGGGTATATGCTCATTCCGCTGTTTGTTATCATCGGGACGATCATGTACGGTTTCACACCGCAACGGGCGGCGTTGTATGGGATTCTTTCGGCTTTTCTTGTGACGCTCGTCCGGAAGGAATCCAGAATGTCATTGCGAGATATTGTCAATATGCTTGAGCAGGGCGCCCGGGTCGCATTGCCCGTCATTTCAGCTGTCGCAACTGCGGGAATCATCGCGGGGGTCGTGAGTATTACGGGACTCGGCGCGAAATTCGCTTCGGGTATTATCGCACTGTCGGGCGGGTTCCTTATCTTGGCGCTGTTCTTTACGATGGTGGCATGCATTGTCCTTGGAATGGGGCTTCCGACAACGGCGAATTATGTCGTCACCGCTACCATTGCCGCACCAGTATTGATCAATGAATTTGGCATCGCCCCATTGGCTGCGCATATGTTCGTCTTCTATTTCGGCATCGTGGCGGATATTACGCCGCCCGTCTGTCTCGCAGCCTATGCGGGTGCAGGCATCGCGAAAGCGAATCCGTTCAAGACCGGCGTGACCGCCGTGAAACTGGCGATTGCCGCCTTCATTGTCCCATATATCTTCATCTACAATCCGATACTAGTGTTGGTGGATGTCACAGCGTTGAAATTGCTCTTGGCGATTACGACAGCCTTAGTCGGAATGATCGGAGTCAGCAGTGCGGTCATCGGCTTTTTCATCCGCACTTCGAGGGTTTGGGAACGCATCGTACTCTTTGGAGCGGGGCTGCTGTTGATTATCCCGGAAATCCAGTCGAGTTTGATCGGATTGGCGATCATCATCCTCGTTTGGTTCATTCAAAAAAAGCGGCCGCCCGAAGAAGGTCCTCGAAAAGCCGCGGTAGTGTAA
- a CDS encoding TAXI family TRAP transporter solute-binding subunit, giving the protein MKKIGSIMMVLAAMILILSACGGGGKKNIAIGPAASETNNVSKIILEAYGLDDGDYKAYQEGFGDAADGVQDGNIDISIGILGLPAASIESLQASTGDVKMLGLSDEAIAHIEENSEYKRLTIPKGTYDFQTEDIETVTAYAILMGNVDTIDEELGYELAKSMVENASENTHAQAVQMTLENALRGAEGLPIHPGAKRYYEEQGLTVDNEVATLTADASNRKSEFILGTGSQGGTYYPLGGEMANLWNKYIDGVNVTNTETGASVENLVTIRDGKMDLGMTVHVPALQALRGEGDFKDSKVENAAFIGHIYPEVVQIVTREKTKIKSLDSLK; this is encoded by the coding sequence ATGAAAAAGATTGGAAGTATCATGATGGTGTTGGCCGCAATGATTCTCATCTTGTCGGCATGCGGCGGAGGCGGCAAGAAGAATATTGCAATCGGTCCGGCTGCGAGTGAGACGAATAATGTTTCCAAGATTATTCTGGAAGCGTATGGGCTGGATGACGGCGATTACAAGGCATACCAGGAAGGCTTTGGAGATGCGGCAGACGGAGTGCAGGATGGAAATATCGACATCTCCATCGGTATTCTCGGTCTTCCAGCTGCAAGTATTGAGAGTCTGCAAGCATCGACCGGTGATGTAAAAATGCTTGGACTGTCGGACGAGGCCATTGCGCATATCGAGGAAAATTCGGAGTATAAGCGGTTGACGATTCCGAAAGGGACTTATGATTTCCAGACAGAAGATATCGAAACAGTGACCGCTTATGCGATTCTTATGGGCAATGTGGACACGATTGATGAAGAGCTCGGCTATGAGCTGGCGAAAAGCATGGTTGAAAACGCGAGTGAAAATACACATGCCCAGGCGGTGCAGATGACGCTTGAAAATGCGCTGCGCGGGGCGGAAGGATTGCCGATCCATCCGGGCGCTAAACGTTATTATGAAGAGCAAGGTCTGACGGTGGACAATGAAGTTGCAACGTTGACCGCAGACGCGAGCAACCGGAAATCGGAGTTCATCCTTGGAACGGGGAGCCAGGGAGGGACATATTACCCGCTAGGCGGTGAAATGGCCAATCTTTGGAATAAATATATTGACGGTGTCAATGTGACGAATACCGAAACGGGGGCGTCCGTGGAAAACTTGGTGACAATCCGTGACGGCAAGATGGACCTTGGCATGACCGTCCATGTACCGGCACTGCAGGCGTTAAGAGGAGAAGGGGACTTCAAGGACAGTAAAGTGGAAAACGCCGCATTTATCGGCCATATTTATCCAGAAGTTGTCCAAATCGTCACGAGAGAAAAGACGAAGATTAAGAGCCTAGATAGTTTGAAATAA
- a CDS encoding aspartate aminotransferase family protein, protein MQMKNVSGMEAFKKKTPTSYAISQRARQVMPGGVTANIKFFEPYPIVMKSGAGAYLTDVDGNEYIDYLLSYGASMTGHGHPKITEAIEAQLARDGTYLFGTPHELELTMGEKIQQLYPSMEKVRYTNSGTEATLLATRMAHAYTGKPKIAKFEGHYHGGYDQMLLSVNPPIDLAGPLSNPTAVPESKGIHPYHAEHTVVLPFNQWDETKEILTNRQGEIAAVIMEPIQSGFIPAEQSFVENLRKLTAELGMLLIFDEVKTGFRIGLGGAQELYGIRPDLTTLGKVVGGGFPIGMVGGKKEIMEISAPSAASDVFDSSQSKKSRAQDVLFHSGTYNGHPTILAAGLATIELLEQEMASVLRNTERLKRGITDLFAAKGVGALPVGKGSIFNLVVTEQNSIRNYRDLQAAANFKVRKEVDYHLLAHGIYTKPLNRYSMATVHGDKEIDRTLEAYDTVLTTLFG, encoded by the coding sequence ATGCAGATGAAGAATGTTTCGGGAATGGAGGCATTCAAGAAGAAGACGCCGACTTCTTACGCAATATCCCAGAGGGCGAGGCAAGTGATGCCGGGGGGCGTGACGGCGAATATTAAGTTTTTCGAACCGTATCCCATTGTGATGAAATCCGGGGCGGGCGCGTATTTGACGGATGTTGATGGCAATGAATACATCGATTATCTGTTGTCCTATGGTGCCTCGATGACGGGGCATGGGCATCCGAAAATCACTGAAGCGATTGAGGCCCAATTGGCGCGGGACGGCACGTATTTATTCGGAACACCGCATGAATTGGAACTAACGATGGGAGAGAAGATTCAGCAGCTCTACCCAAGCATGGAAAAGGTGCGCTACACGAATTCCGGGACGGAAGCGACGTTACTCGCCACCCGGATGGCTCATGCGTATACAGGTAAGCCGAAGATTGCCAAGTTTGAGGGGCATTATCATGGGGGTTATGATCAGATGTTGCTCAGTGTCAATCCACCCATAGATCTTGCCGGGCCCCTAAGCAATCCGACCGCCGTACCGGAATCGAAGGGCATTCATCCGTACCACGCCGAACATACCGTCGTTCTGCCTTTTAATCAATGGGACGAAACGAAGGAGATCTTGACCAACCGCCAAGGCGAGATTGCAGCTGTCATCATGGAGCCGATTCAAAGCGGTTTCATTCCTGCGGAGCAGTCGTTTGTCGAGAATCTCCGCAAGTTGACTGCCGAGTTAGGGATGCTACTCATTTTCGACGAGGTGAAAACCGGTTTCCGCATAGGGCTAGGAGGAGCCCAGGAACTGTATGGTATCCGGCCGGATCTGACGACGCTTGGCAAAGTGGTTGGAGGCGGCTTTCCGATCGGCATGGTCGGCGGAAAGAAAGAAATCATGGAAATCAGCGCTCCGTCCGCGGCATCGGATGTATTCGACAGTAGCCAAAGCAAGAAATCCCGCGCCCAGGATGTCCTTTTCCATAGTGGGACATACAATGGGCATCCGACGATTCTGGCGGCGGGCCTTGCGACAATCGAGTTGCTGGAACAGGAGATGGCATCCGTTTTACGGAACACGGAACGTCTGAAAAGAGGGATCACGGATTTATTTGCCGCCAAAGGGGTGGGAGCTTTGCCGGTCGGGAAGGGATCCATTTTCAACCTCGTCGTCACGGAACAAAATAGCATTCGAAATTACCGCGATTTGCAAGCAGCGGCCAATTTCAAAGTACGAAAAGAAGTCGACTATCATTTATTGGCGCACGGCATTTACACGAAACCGCTAAACCGCTACAGCATGGCGACCGTCCACGGGGACAAGGAAATCGACCGGACTTTGGAGGCGTATGATACGGTGCTGACGACATTATTCGGCTGA
- the murJ gene encoding murein biosynthesis integral membrane protein MurJ: protein MNKFMKIIGAVAVINIVARLFGFLREVAIADEYGTTDPANAIITAYTIPNFIYLVVGGALTTAFISVYHSSKSDKGEYVRKAFGTVLLAAVGITVVLLLLTDPVLNTFFKDLNEEEFTLTRELYLWMMPSTIVLVLSTWMSGLFNINGKFNLSSMAILLYNAAFVGIAVALTSTFGVQAYGIGALVSALLMGIFLYAGLRKAQFYSLKPSFEMSDDIKRLWVIALPILFGGASLQFYNVIYRIAATTLEGGAVSVVNYASKLSAFPQAIMMTAVTTVVYPLLSKKEGEGDDKTVRALYKKGLLYMVALFVPATLIAYFFAEPIISLVYGRGEFGYKEIMATTPVFQAFNWSMFFLAATTYVTRFYYAKGNSMTPVIFSLISVFGINLTVIYLMIDSHGATAIAYGTVISAAINFLMLAAYARWKWKL, encoded by the coding sequence GTGAATAAATTCATGAAAATCATCGGGGCCGTCGCGGTCATCAATATTGTGGCGCGGCTCTTCGGCTTTCTTCGTGAAGTGGCTATCGCGGATGAATATGGAACAACAGATCCCGCGAACGCTATTATCACGGCGTATACCATCCCCAATTTCATCTATTTAGTAGTGGGAGGGGCTCTGACAACGGCCTTCATCTCTGTCTATCATTCGTCTAAATCCGATAAAGGGGAATACGTCCGGAAGGCTTTCGGAACAGTTCTCCTTGCAGCCGTTGGAATTACAGTCGTTTTACTTTTGTTGACAGACCCGGTGCTGAATACATTTTTTAAAGATTTGAATGAAGAGGAATTCACGTTGACGCGGGAATTGTATCTTTGGATGATGCCTTCCACCATCGTCCTCGTGCTATCGACGTGGATGAGTGGATTATTCAACATCAACGGCAAGTTTAATCTGTCGAGCATGGCCATCCTCCTCTACAATGCCGCTTTTGTCGGCATTGCCGTCGCCCTGACGAGTACGTTTGGCGTTCAAGCTTATGGAATCGGTGCGCTAGTCTCCGCATTGCTCATGGGGATCTTCCTCTACGCGGGACTGCGGAAAGCGCAATTCTATTCATTGAAACCATCATTCGAAATGTCGGACGACATCAAGCGACTATGGGTCATCGCTTTGCCAATCCTATTCGGCGGCGCCTCGCTGCAATTTTACAATGTCATATACCGGATAGCGGCAACGACGCTCGAGGGAGGGGCCGTCTCTGTCGTCAACTACGCCTCCAAGCTGAGCGCGTTCCCACAAGCGATCATGATGACCGCCGTGACAACGGTCGTCTATCCGCTCCTCAGCAAGAAGGAAGGGGAGGGGGATGACAAAACGGTTAGGGCTCTCTATAAAAAGGGGCTGCTCTACATGGTTGCGCTGTTCGTACCTGCAACCTTGATCGCTTATTTTTTCGCCGAGCCAATTATTTCGCTCGTCTACGGCCGCGGGGAATTCGGCTACAAGGAAATCATGGCGACAACTCCAGTGTTCCAGGCTTTCAACTGGTCTATGTTCTTCCTGGCCGCTACGACGTATGTCACCCGGTTTTATTATGCGAAAGGCAACTCGATGACCCCCGTCATCTTTAGCCTGATCAGCGTGTTCGGCATCAACCTCACCGTCATCTATCTGATGATCGACTCGCATGGTGCAACGGCCATCGCCTACGGCACTGTCATCAGCGCCGCCATCAATTTCCTTATGCTGGCTGCATACGCGAGATGGAAATGGAAACTATGA